In Erigeron canadensis isolate Cc75 chromosome 7, C_canadensis_v1, whole genome shotgun sequence, one DNA window encodes the following:
- the LOC122607447 gene encoding uncharacterized protein LOC122607447, with amino-acid sequence MEEESQEAPPPKEYISSSLTLRTRMNIVNEIARALTPRQKELFQGTCFGPWLQLQQTRGDPALTHLFLQLQPIGIQRGEQEFWFYFPPFHYARFGREEFCLVTGLRFGRHDSFGPYIQNIHGPLWVFNVFPGYNRGGEGLKVSDFEKVLQEGPSGRLSDIDFVRLCVILLVEVGFTGKQSTQLVSPDMLSLAENMEAWNMFPWGSYLW; translated from the exons ATGGAAGAAGAAAGTCAAGAAGCTCCACCACCTAAG GAATACATTTCGTCTTCGTTGACTTTGAGGACTAGAATGAACATAGTTAATGAAATTGCAAGGGCTCTTACACCAAGACAGAAAGAATTGTTTCAGGGTACTTGTTTTGGCCCATGGTTGCAATTACAACAAACGAGAGGAGACCCAGCTTTGACTCATCTATTTTTGCAATTACAACCAATCGGGATCCAACGTGGTGAACAGGAGTTCTGGTTCTATTTTCCACCATTTCACTATGCTCGATTTGGACGTGAAGAGTTTTGCTTAGTGACCGGCCTACGGTTCGGGCGTCATGACTCATTCGGTCCATACATCCAGAATATCCACGGCCCATTATGGGTATTTAATGTTTTTCCAGGCTACAATAGGGGTGGTGAAGGTCTGAAAGTGTCTGATTTCGAGAAAGTGTTGCAAGAAGGTCCTTCAGGTAGGTTGAGTGATATTGATTTTGTTCGACTATGCGTTATATTGCTTGTCGAGGTCGGCTTTACTGGAAAACAATCAACCCAACTTGTTAGTCCCGATATGTTATCATTGGCTGAAAATATGGAAGCATGGAACATGTTTCCATGGGGTTCATACCTCTGGTGA